TCCAGCCGCAGCCGGTTTTCTCGCAGGCGGTCTGTTCCTCATGTTGTTAGATAAGATCATGCCCCATCTTCATCCCGATAAACCGCTTGGTCAAGCGGAAGGGATTCATCCAGAAAACAAGAAGAGGAGCACCTTGCTCGTATTGGCCATCACCATGCATAATATTCCGGAAGGGTTAGCCGTCGGTGTTGCGTTCGGGGCTGTCGCGGCCGACTTGCCGAGCGCCTCTCTTACCGGTGCGATTGCCCTTGCCATCGGTATCGGCATCCAAAACTTTCCCGAAGGCCTGGCTGTTTCCATGCCGCTTAGACGGGATGGAATGTCGAGGAGAAAAAGCTTCTTTTATGGGCAATTCTCCGGAATGGTTGAACCTGTTGCCGCTGTCATTGGGGCAGTAGCAGTTGTCTTTATCCAGCCGCTGCTTCCTTATGCTTTAAGCTTTGCTGCTGGAGCAATGATTTTCGTTGTCGCAGAGGAGGTCATACCCGGTTCACAGGAAAACGGCAATACAGACCTTGCCTCCTTATTCCTGATGATCGGCTTTGCTGTCATGATGATTCTGGATGTTTCTTTAGGCTAAAATATTGAATGATAGAAGCTGAAGGCACTGCCTATTAGGCATTCCCTTCAGTTTTTTTATGCTTATTTACAGACAATTGCAATGGATGATAGCCCCCTATAAGCATTGACATATTCTCCTTCTTACTTTAATATTCTACTTTGGATTTAAACGTGGTTCGTAACCATCCCACGATAAAAAACTAAGGAGAATAAAAATGAAGATTAGAACACTAGCAGTGAATGGTGTGCTGGCCGCTTTATATATTGCCGTCACCATGATTATTCAGCCATTTGGCTTCACGAATATCCAATTTCGTGTCCCAGAGATGTTTAATCATCTTGTTGTCTTCAACAAGAAATACTTTATTGGCATTGTGATTGGCGTCTTTTTCTCAAACCTCTTCTTCTCATCATTAGGGGTTTATGATCTCCTATTTGGAGTTGGACAATCTGTACTGGCGCTATCAATAACTATTATAATAGCCCGTTTTGTCAAAAATATATGGGCAAGAATGATTGTCAACACGATTGTTTTTACGGCGACCATGTTCATCATTGCCATCGAGCTGAGTATTGTATTGGGAGTGCCATTCTGGCTCACATACTTGACCACTGCAATTGGCGAATTCGTCGTCATGGCGGTTGGTATGCCGATTATGCATGCCCTAAATAAGCGTATCGATTTCAAGAATTTAATATAATGAACTAACAAGAGGCTGTCCTTTGCGGATCAGCCTCTTAATATGTTCACAGCTTTCAATCAAAAAGGGAAAGTGTTTTTTTCCGTCTGTTAAAACAGCTTCGTGTTTAGCCAATTTGTTTCATGTAAACAAGGTTCATCATTTTATCATAATTAGATGCTTAATGAATCTTAGAATAGGGTATCTTTATTTTAAGGAAATAATTAAGGAGGTCCTATTTTATGGATGAGAAATTAAAAGAATTAATCGATGGTTTAAATGAAGATTTAGCAAATGAATATGCAGCATCCATCATGTATACGAACTATGCTGCTATGGTATCAGGTCTTTTCAGACAAACATTAAAGCCTTTCTTTGAAGGAGAAATTTCTGACGAGCAAGGGCATGCTATATACTTAGCTGAAAAAATCGCGACACTTGGTGGAACACCGACTGTCTCCCCTGCAGAGGTCAAACAAACAACTGATGTAAAAGAAATGCTTGAATCTGCTTACCAAGCAGAGAAGGAGACAATCGACCGCTATGAAACACGCAAGAAACAAGCGGAAGAATTGGGCTTAACTGAATTAGTCGTTAAGCTTGAAGACCTCATCTCTGATGAGACAGGCCATATGGAAGAGCTAGGCCGTATTCTTGCTGATTCCCGATTTGAATAAAGAACAAAAATAAGCTCGAAGAAGGGATTTCCTTATCCCTCCTTCGAGCTTTTACTTTTATTCATTCGGCATCTTTTGTTCGGTTTTCGTGAAGAATTGGGTCACCAATACTCCGCTCACAAATGTGATGACACATAGAGCCATCCCCAATAATGTTTTCGGAAGTCCCGGGAAGACAACAAATACGGATCCACCGATTAATCCCATAATAACCGCAAATGTCATATAAGGGAATTCTCTCAGCAAATAAGCAATCGCCTTGCTGCTAAGAATAAAGCCAATCGCTGCACCAGCACCGACAGCCATGATAACCGGCAGATTGAAATCAGACAAGGCAGATATAACAGTCGAATAAACGCCAATTACCAAAAGGACAAACGAGCCGCTAATTCCAGGGAGTAGCATAGCCATACTCGCAATCCAGCCTGAGAAGAACAATTTCACATATGCCCCAGCCGTAAAAGTGGTTATCATAGCCTCATCATTTGTCTGGATAAACGCCATTGAGGCTAACAGCGCCCCAACCAAAATCATTATCGCTACATGCTTTGTGCTAAAATTCTTTTTAACCTCCGCCTGCTTAGCTATAAACGGAAGCACACCAATAATCAGGCCTAAAAAGAAAAATTGTGTAGGCTCATAATGATGCTCCAATAAATAATCAATAACCCGGCTGAAGGCTAGGATAGCAAATCCCATTCCTAGACCTAATGGCAGTAAAAAGCCTAATTGCCTCCTCCAGTCACGGCTGAAGATGCCGCTGATTGCCAAGAGAAAACGGTCATATATTCCTAATATGAAAGCAATGGTGCCGCCGCTTACTCCTGGGATTAAATCACTTATTCCCATCAAAATTCCCCGATAAAGATTCTTCCATTCCAACTTTTCATTCATCTCCAACATAGTTTTGTGCTATAAGTGTACAATTTTCACCTAGTCTGACACAATGGCACTTCTTGCAAATTGATGGTTCATGAAAAACTCCCCTGCGCTGCAGAGGAGTCAAATTTATGCATGATTGACTTCAAGGATAATCTTTCCGGATGTTTTTCTTGATTGCATTAACTCATGAACCTTGGCTGCTTCCTCCAGAGGATATGTTTCGCCGATAATTAATTGAAGTTTTCCTTCCTCCAAATAACCAAACAGCTCTCGTATGCTGCGCATAAACAGCTCTCTCTTCCTCATAATCTGCGGCAGGAAGAATCCGATGACAGATTGATTTTTGGCCATTAAGGAGGACGGGTGCATCACGGCCTGTTCCCCGCTCGCCACTCCATAAATGACTACCTTCCCGAATGGAGCCAGACATTTCAGTGTATCCTTAAACACATCTCCTCCAACCATCTCAAGAGCTAGATCAACACCTCTGCCCTCGGTTGCTTCAAGCACCTCCTTATGCCAGCCCTCATTCGTATAATTGATGCATACATCCGCACCGAGCGATTTGGCTAAATCCAGCTTTTCATCAGTACTTGCCGTAGCAATAACCTTCCTTGCTCCGAATAACTTGGCAAGCTGAACGGCGAGTGTTCCCACTCCGCCTGCTGCAGCGTGAACCAAAACGGTATCTTCGTTTGTGATACAACCCATCGTTTTTAAAATATGGTAAGCACTCAGCCCTTGAAGCGGCAAAGAAACAGCCTGCTTAAAGTCAATGTCCTCCTTCAGCATGACGGTCACATTTCGGGAGTCAACCACTGCATATTCTGCATACCCTCCAGATTCAATCAATGTGACGACCCGTGTACCGATATTGACATTGGTCACCTCTTCTCCCGCTTCAACAATGACTCCTGCGATTTCAGCTCCTGGAATAAATGGAAGCTTGGTCGGTACGACATACTGCCCCTCTCTTCTTGCTGTATCGGCATAATTGACTCCGATAGCATGAATCTCGATCAGTACCTCTGTCGGCCCTGGCTTTGGTTTATCTATTTCAATGGTCTTCAATACTTCTGGACCACCGTATTCAGTAAATTGAATAGCTTTCATCTGTATGATTCCCCTCCTCTTATTTCCCCGTGAATTGCGGACGGCGTTTCTCCTTGAAGGCCTGGATGCCTTCTTGATGGTCTTCCGTTGCGACCATCATGATTTGCGTCATCCTTTCCCTCTCCAATACATCCTCTAATGTTGAGGTCAATGAATAATCGATTATCTTCTTCATCTGCCCATATGCCTGGCTTGGCCCCATAGACAGGATTTCGGCATGTCGCATCACTTCATCATTTAATTCTGCCAGCGGAACAACTTTGTTCACAACTCCAAGCTGATAAAGACGTTCTGCCGGAATTGGTTCAGCAGAAAAGAAAAATTGTTTTGCCAAATGCGGACCGACCAGACGCGGAAGGAAATAGGAACCCCCGCCATCCGAAATAAGACCGACCTGTGAAAAGCTTAAAGCAAACTTGCTGTCATCCGCAGCAATGATTAAATCGCATGCAAGGGCCAGATTAAAGCCGGCACCGGCAGCAAACCCCTGAACGGCAGCAATCACGGGCTTTTCAACGGCTTTAATAGCGAGTATGCAATCATTCAACCTTCCAAGGTGCTGATACACATCAGTTGGTTTGTTTGATCCCATCGTCTTTACATCGCCCCCAGCACTGAACGCCCGGCCGGCGCCTGTCAGCACAATGGCTCGTACATCCGGATTTTTGCTTGCCTCTTTCATTTCTTTTGTCAGTCCACCAATCATTTCTGGACTAAAAGCATTCAAGCTATCCGGCCTATTCAGCGTTAAAACCAAAACTTTCCCGTGAATTTCTTTTACTAAATGTTCCATTTCCCATTCCCCTTTTCCTGTTTATGTAATCATCCATCCGCCATCGACCAATAAGTCAGAGCCAGTCATATAGGAGGCATCGCTGGATGCCGCAAAAGCAATGACTTTAGCAATCTCTTCACTTGTCCCTACTCTTCCAAGTGCCGTATTTCGCTTAATTGACTGCATGAATTTCTCATTTGTCAATGACCATTCTGTCAGCGGCGTCTCGGCAAATCCCGGGGAGACAGAGTTTACCCTGATTCCATAGGGAGCGAGCTCCAGCGCTAAGGCACGCGTGAAGTTGATGACTGCAGCCTTTGCGGAACTATAATGGGGCAGATGTGAAGCTGCCTTATGACCTGACAGACTAGCGATATTGACAATTGCCCGATTTCCGCCTATGACCTGACTTTCTGTCATCATCTTGCCAAGGACCTTTGAAACGACAAACACACTTTTCAAATTCACTTCCTGCACGATATCCCATTCTTCCACAGATGTATCAAGAATCTTAGACTGCAAGGAGCCGCCAGCATTATTGATGACAATATGAAGGCCCATATAATAATCGTCAATAAAGCGGGCCAAATCCTGCACTTCCTCTTCCTTTGTGGAATCCGCTACAAAATAAGCCGCTCTCTCTTCCCCTATCACCTGATTGATTTCTTCTGCCGCAGCCTCAAGCTTCTCCTTCGTTCGCCCGCTAATAATGACGTTCGCACCTTCTTTGGCGAGTAGCAGCGCAGTCGCTTTGCCAATGCCGCTTCCACCGCCCGTAACGACAGCTGTCATTTCGGCAAATCTCATCAAGATTTCAACTCCCCTGTATGCTCTGCCACAACCCGCTCACCCTTCAGTACAGCGATAATTTCTGCAGCCCCAATCGATGCAGCCAGCTTCAAGTCTTCATTGAAGCCATAATTCAAAATCAGCTGTCCTACATAAGAGTTTGATAGCTGTTCATAAGGATTTTTGTCTCCTTGCTTAAAAATGGCTGCAGCTGCCTTTGCCGCATCATTTAAATCAAGCTTCCCTATAGATTGCTCAAAGCAGGAAATGAGATGGCCCGCCCCATAAAAATCCTCAAGGCTCAGTTCACCTGAATTCCCGGAGCAGACAATGATAATCGTTTCTTCTTTATGTGTCTCGCTAATATGTTTAGCAGTTGATGCATTATTAAGTAAGGAGGCAATATACACTCTTTTAGCGTCTGCCGCCATCCTAAGCGCAACCGTGCCATTGGTTGTCGAAAGGATAAGTGCCTTACCCTTGATCTTCCTTTTTATTTCTGAAGGACTAGGATAAATGAAGCCTTCAATCGGCCCGGCATTCACCTCGCCCGCCATTAGCCTATCGTCATTTTTGAATGACTTGCTGACGCGTTTGGCTTCATCAGGATTTAGAACTGGGATAACTTCCCTGGCCCCCTCCTTTAAAGCTGAGACAATAGTTGTTGTGGCGAGCAGGACATCGAGTACGATGGCAATTTTCTCACCTTCTGCTATTTTTTCGGCTGATATATCCTCTTTGCGGATGAGCAACTGTATTTTAACCATGCTAAGTCCTCATAACTTGAGCCGCATACTCAATTAACCCTTTTACATATACATGCAGATTCTTAAAGCGCTCATCCTTCGTTTGTCCGCGATGATACCTGTAATAAATCTGCTGACATATGCCCGCCAATTTGAAATAGGCAAACACCATATAAAATTTCATGTCCCCTACATCCCTGCCGCTCAGGCTCGCGTATTCATCCAAAAATTTTTCTCTCGAATAGAAACCCTCACGGTTAGTGATAGACGCCTTCCCAAGCCCCTTTTGCAGAAACTCCGGGTCATCCTTGCTTGTCCAGTAACTTAAGGCGACACCCAGATCTGCCAAAGGGTCCCCAACCGTTGTCATCTCCCAATCAAACAAGCCCGACATACGGCTGCCATTATCCGTGAACATCGCATTATTCAATTTATAATCATAATGAATGACGGCTGCATCACTTCTGTTCGGTATATGGGAAGCGAGCCATTTGGCCACCTCCTCCGCAGCAGAGACATCATGTGTTTTCGCTTTCTCATAGCGCTGAATCCAGCCATAGGTCTGTCTTTCTATAAACCCATCTGGCTTGCTCATTTCAGCCAGCTTCGTTTCCTCATAAGGAATTTGATGCAAATTCACTAATTGCGTGACCATTTCCTTTGAAAGATTTTGATACAACTCTTTTGATGCTTGAACTCCTTGTGGAATCTCCGTATCAAAGACAAATCCCTGCTTTCGCTCCATCACGAAAAACGGGCTTCCGACCACTTCAAGGTCATTGGAGAAAAATAGCGGCGTAGGAGCAGGATCAAACACCTGGCTTAATTCAGATAGAATGGTAAATTCACGCTCCATATCATGCGCTTTAGGCGCTACCGGCCCAAGCGGCGGCTTGCGCAGAACAGCCTCCCAATCCCCTATCCTCAATTGGTAGGTTAAATTAGAATGACCCGCAGAGAATTGCTCGATTTCAAGATTCTCACTTGGCAGCCCTTTAAGCTTTGCTCTCAAACAGGCTTCAAGTCTTCCCCTATTAAGTTCCTCTCCTGCCCGGACAGGAATGGTTTCAGTTGAATACTTCTGCTTCATATCTACTTGACACCTCCATTTACGCATTCATATATGTCAGTAACTTCTCCTTTAAATCATATGGAATGGGTTCACTCAGCTTCTCCTCTTTGTTATAAAAGGCAATGACTGCATGGCCCCGCGCAATCACCGTTCCCGTCTGGGCACAAAGGATATCATGTGAGAGCTGGAAGCTTTTTGTTCCGACTTTCTGGATGGATGTGTCGATTCGAAGTATCTGATCAAAGTATGCTTGATTGATAAAATCACATTTCGTAGATACGAGCACGAAGGACCAGTCTTTATGTGATGTATTCCAGCCAAGCTCTTTTAATAAATGGAGACGAGCATCCTCCATATAAATGAAGTAGCTCGTATTATTCACATGTCCCAATGCGTCTGTCTCAGCAAAGCGCACTGTGACATTCATCGTATTCATCACTTTCTCACCCCGGACTTTTCTGGCTTTGCCCGATTCTTCTCATATTCATACCAGCCGCCGCCTGTCTTGCGGCCCAGTTTCCCTTGCTCCACCTTCTCAACAATGCTCTTATTCGGTTTATCCTTCGGATCCCCGGTTTCTTCATATCTCTGCTGCATCACATAATAAACGACATCATTACCGGAAAGGTCTAATAGCTCAAACGGTCCAATCGGATGCCCAAGTGCCGTCCGGCAAATTTGGTCAATATCCTGAAAATCTGCGATGCCTTCTTCATAAAGATGCAACGCTTCCTTATGAATCGCTCCGAGGATCCGGTTGGCGACGAACCCCGATATTTCCTTGCGCAATAAAAATGGCCGACGATTGATTTTCTCGCATACCTCCATGGCAGCTTGGGCTGTTTCCTCAGATGTTTCCGTGCTCATAACGACTTCCACGCAATTCATGACAAGCGGTGGAAAAAAGAAATGCATATTCACGAATTTATCAGGGCGTTCCGTGACGGTTGCAAGCAAGCTATTAACGATTGTTGAGCTATTTGTCGCAAAAATAGTATGAGAGGGCACCTTTCTCTCTAAAGCTTGAAAAAGCTCCTTTTTCACAGAAAGCTTCTCTACCACTGCTTCTATGACAAGGTCTGGACTTGCGGCTGCCCTTTCAAAATCATGCGTAAAGGATAGCTTGCTAAATGCCTGCCCCTTCTCTTCCTCATTGATTTTGCCTTTTTGCACCCATTGATTCATGAGAGTATTCAGTGCCTCCTCAGCCTTTAAAAGCTGCCCCTCATCAAGGTCATATAATGTGGTCTCCAATCCTCCAAGCGCGCATAGCATTGCGATTTGATGCCCCATTTGTCCCGCACCCATAACAGATATTTTTGTAATCTGCTCCATACTGGTTCCTCCTCTTTTATCTAGCTCGCGATTCCCGTCAAAATCATATCGATGAATATGCCGGAAACCTCTTCTTCTCCAAGCCTGCCTCCGGGATGAAACCATTGATAGGTCCAATTCGCCATTCCAAG
The sequence above is drawn from the Pradoshia eiseniae genome and encodes:
- a CDS encoding ferritin-like domain-containing protein, whose translation is MDEKLKELIDGLNEDLANEYAASIMYTNYAAMVSGLFRQTLKPFFEGEISDEQGHAIYLAEKIATLGGTPTVSPAEVKQTTDVKEMLESAYQAEKETIDRYETRKKQAEELGLTELVVKLEDLISDETGHMEELGRILADSRFE
- a CDS encoding acyl-CoA thioesterase, whose translation is MNTMNVTVRFAETDALGHVNNTSYFIYMEDARLHLLKELGWNTSHKDWSFVLVSTKCDFINQAYFDQILRIDTSIQKVGTKSFQLSHDILCAQTGTVIARGHAVIAFYNKEEKLSEPIPYDLKEKLLTYMNA
- a CDS encoding QueT transporter family protein translates to MKIRTLAVNGVLAALYIAVTMIIQPFGFTNIQFRVPEMFNHLVVFNKKYFIGIVIGVFFSNLFFSSLGVYDLLFGVGQSVLALSITIIIARFVKNIWARMIVNTIVFTATMFIIAIELSIVLGVPFWLTYLTTAIGEFVVMAVGMPIMHALNKRIDFKNLI
- a CDS encoding quinone oxidoreductase family protein — encoded protein: MKAIQFTEYGGPEVLKTIEIDKPKPGPTEVLIEIHAIGVNYADTARREGQYVVPTKLPFIPGAEIAGVIVEAGEEVTNVNIGTRVVTLIESGGYAEYAVVDSRNVTVMLKEDIDFKQAVSLPLQGLSAYHILKTMGCITNEDTVLVHAAAGGVGTLAVQLAKLFGARKVIATASTDEKLDLAKSLGADVCINYTNEGWHKEVLEATEGRGVDLALEMVGGDVFKDTLKCLAPFGKVVIYGVASGEQAVMHPSSLMAKNQSVIGFFLPQIMRKRELFMRSIRELFGYLEEGKLQLIIGETYPLEEAAKVHELMQSRKTSGKIILEVNHA
- a CDS encoding 2-phosphosulfolactate phosphatase, with the translated sequence MVKIQLLIRKEDISAEKIAEGEKIAIVLDVLLATTTIVSALKEGAREVIPVLNPDEAKRVSKSFKNDDRLMAGEVNAGPIEGFIYPSPSEIKRKIKGKALILSTTNGTVALRMAADAKRVYIASLLNNASTAKHISETHKEETIIIVCSGNSGELSLEDFYGAGHLISCFEQSIGKLDLNDAAKAAAAIFKQGDKNPYEQLSNSYVGQLILNYGFNEDLKLAASIGAAEIIAVLKGERVVAEHTGELKS
- a CDS encoding enoyl-CoA hydratase/isomerase family protein yields the protein MEHLVKEIHGKVLVLTLNRPDSLNAFSPEMIGGLTKEMKEASKNPDVRAIVLTGAGRAFSAGGDVKTMGSNKPTDVYQHLGRLNDCILAIKAVEKPVIAAVQGFAAGAGFNLALACDLIIAADDSKFALSFSQVGLISDGGGSYFLPRLVGPHLAKQFFFSAEPIPAERLYQLGVVNKVVPLAELNDEVMRHAEILSMGPSQAYGQMKKIIDYSLTSTLEDVLERERMTQIMMVATEDHQEGIQAFKEKRRPQFTGK
- a CDS encoding phosphotransferase family protein, translating into MKQKYSTETIPVRAGEELNRGRLEACLRAKLKGLPSENLEIEQFSAGHSNLTYQLRIGDWEAVLRKPPLGPVAPKAHDMEREFTILSELSQVFDPAPTPLFFSNDLEVVGSPFFVMERKQGFVFDTEIPQGVQASKELYQNLSKEMVTQLVNLHQIPYEETKLAEMSKPDGFIERQTYGWIQRYEKAKTHDVSAAEEVAKWLASHIPNRSDAAVIHYDYKLNNAMFTDNGSRMSGLFDWEMTTVGDPLADLGVALSYWTSKDDPEFLQKGLGKASITNREGFYSREKFLDEYASLSGRDVGDMKFYMVFAYFKLAGICQQIYYRYHRGQTKDERFKNLHVYVKGLIEYAAQVMRT
- a CDS encoding SDR family NAD(P)-dependent oxidoreductase encodes the protein MRFAEMTAVVTGGGSGIGKATALLLAKEGANVIISGRTKEKLEAAAEEINQVIGEERAAYFVADSTKEEEVQDLARFIDDYYMGLHIVINNAGGSLQSKILDTSVEEWDIVQEVNLKSVFVVSKVLGKMMTESQVIGGNRAIVNIASLSGHKAASHLPHYSSAKAAVINFTRALALELAPYGIRVNSVSPGFAETPLTEWSLTNEKFMQSIKRNTALGRVGTSEEIAKVIAFAASSDASYMTGSDLLVDGGWMIT
- a CDS encoding DUF368 domain-containing protein, with the protein product MEWKNLYRGILMGISDLIPGVSGGTIAFILGIYDRFLLAISGIFSRDWRRQLGFLLPLGLGMGFAILAFSRVIDYLLEHHYEPTQFFFLGLIIGVLPFIAKQAEVKKNFSTKHVAIMILVGALLASMAFIQTNDEAMITTFTAGAYVKLFFSGWIASMAMLLPGISGSFVLLVIGVYSTVISALSDFNLPVIMAVGAGAAIGFILSSKAIAYLLREFPYMTFAVIMGLIGGSVFVVFPGLPKTLLGMALCVITFVSGVLVTQFFTKTEQKMPNE
- a CDS encoding 3-hydroxyacyl-CoA dehydrogenase family protein, which produces MEQITKISVMGAGQMGHQIAMLCALGGLETTLYDLDEGQLLKAEEALNTLMNQWVQKGKINEEEKGQAFSKLSFTHDFERAAASPDLVIEAVVEKLSVKKELFQALERKVPSHTIFATNSSTIVNSLLATVTERPDKFVNMHFFFPPLVMNCVEVVMSTETSEETAQAAMEVCEKINRRPFLLRKEISGFVANRILGAIHKEALHLYEEGIADFQDIDQICRTALGHPIGPFELLDLSGNDVVYYVMQQRYEETGDPKDKPNKSIVEKVEQGKLGRKTGGGWYEYEKNRAKPEKSGVRK
- a CDS encoding ZIP family metal transporter — translated: MLDWFTSLPVMYQAFFATLFTWGMTALGAALVFTTKNVNMKFLDSMLGFAGGVMIAASFWSLLSPAIEMAEDSPLPSWFPAAAGFLAGGLFLMLLDKIMPHLHPDKPLGQAEGIHPENKKRSTLLVLAITMHNIPEGLAVGVAFGAVAADLPSASLTGAIALAIGIGIQNFPEGLAVSMPLRRDGMSRRKSFFYGQFSGMVEPVAAVIGAVAVVFIQPLLPYALSFAAGAMIFVVAEEVIPGSQENGNTDLASLFLMIGFAVMMILDVSLG